From the Neoarius graeffei isolate fNeoGra1 chromosome 1, fNeoGra1.pri, whole genome shotgun sequence genome, one window contains:
- the ptgr1.1 gene encoding prostaglandin reductase 1 isoform X2: MVQAKTWVLKQHFEGFPKDGDFALELEELPEPKDGEVLVEAVFLSVDPYMRPFSRMRMQPGEVMIGTQVAKVIQSKNPTYPEGSHVVCRCGWRTHTISDGTGLIRILSDWPKDVPLSLALGGVGMPGLTALYGLEEVLAIKPGETLLVNAAAGAVGSVVGQIAKTKGCKVVGSAGSDAKVACLKELGFDQAFNYKTVTSLEEALKQASPEGYDCYFENVGGHFSSVALLQMKRFGRIAVCGGISLYNDKEPQTGPYPHLPMIFKELRMEGFMVGRWEHKNDESLRRLFNWVQEGKLKCREHVTDGFENMPTAFMGMLQGENIGKAIVKV, from the exons atggtccaaGCCAAGACCTGGGTCCTGAAGCAGCACTTTGAGGGTTTTCCCAAAGATGGCGATTTTGCGCTGGAGCTGGAGGAGCTACCGGAGCCAAAAGATGGAG AAGTACTTGTGGAAGCAGTGTTCCTCAGTGTGGATCCCTACATGCG GCCTTTTAGTCGCATGCGAATGCAGCCTGGAGAGGTGATGATCGGAACTCAGGTGGCCAA AGTAATTCAGAGTAAAAACCCAACATATCCTGAAGGCAGTCACGTGGTTtgtcgctgcggatggaggacacACACTATATCAGACGGAACTGGTTTAATTCGAATCCTGAGCGACTGGCCTAAAGATGTTCCGCTTTCTCTTGCTCTTGGAGGCGTCGGCATGCCAGG GCTGACTGCTCTATATGGTTTAGAAGAGGTGTTGGCCATCAAACCCGGGGAAACCCTCCTGGTGAACGCAGCGGCTGGTGCCGTGGGGAGCGTCGTGGGTCAGATTGCTAAAACGAAAGGCTGTAAAGTGGTGGGTTCAGCTGGGAGCGACGCTAAAGTGGCCTGTCTGAAAGAGCTGGGTTTCGACCAGGCTTTCAACTACAAAACTGTGACCTCTCTGGAGGAAGCTCTAAAACAGGCCTCGCCAGAGGGATACGACTGCTACTTTGAGAAC GTTGGTGGCCATTTCTCCAGTGTTGCGCTCTTGCAGATGAAGCGGTTTGGGAGGATTGCGGTTTGTGGAGGGATTTCCCTGTACAATGATAAAGAACCCCAAACAG GTCCTTATCCACACCTGCCTATGATCTTTAAGGAGTTGCGGATGGAGGGCTTCATGGTGGGGAGATGGGAGCATAAGAATGATGAGTCTCTCAGAAGGCTGTTTAACTGGGTGCAGGAG GGAAAGCTGAAGTGCAGAGAACATGTGACTGATGGCTTTGAGAACATGCCCACTGCCTTCATGGGCATGCTGCAGGGGGAGAACATCGGGAAAGCCATTGTTAAAGTCTGA
- the ptgr1.1 gene encoding prostaglandin reductase 1 isoform X1 yields MVQAKTWVLKQHFEGFPKDGDFALELEELPEPKDGGWCMKTAFCFLSYGCVSYFCSLWLIVAEVLVEAVFLSVDPYMRPFSRMRMQPGEVMIGTQVAKVIQSKNPTYPEGSHVVCRCGWRTHTISDGTGLIRILSDWPKDVPLSLALGGVGMPGLTALYGLEEVLAIKPGETLLVNAAAGAVGSVVGQIAKTKGCKVVGSAGSDAKVACLKELGFDQAFNYKTVTSLEEALKQASPEGYDCYFENVGGHFSSVALLQMKRFGRIAVCGGISLYNDKEPQTGPYPHLPMIFKELRMEGFMVGRWEHKNDESLRRLFNWVQEGKLKCREHVTDGFENMPTAFMGMLQGENIGKAIVKV; encoded by the exons atggtccaaGCCAAGACCTGGGTCCTGAAGCAGCACTTTGAGGGTTTTCCCAAAGATGGCGATTTTGCGCTGGAGCTGGAGGAGCTACCGGAGCCAAAAGATGGAGGTTGGTGCATGAAAACTGCATTTTGCTTTCTGTCCTATGGATGTGTGTCTTATTTTTGCTCACTGTGGTTGATTGTTGCAGAAGTACTTGTGGAAGCAGTGTTCCTCAGTGTGGATCCCTACATGCG GCCTTTTAGTCGCATGCGAATGCAGCCTGGAGAGGTGATGATCGGAACTCAGGTGGCCAA AGTAATTCAGAGTAAAAACCCAACATATCCTGAAGGCAGTCACGTGGTTtgtcgctgcggatggaggacacACACTATATCAGACGGAACTGGTTTAATTCGAATCCTGAGCGACTGGCCTAAAGATGTTCCGCTTTCTCTTGCTCTTGGAGGCGTCGGCATGCCAGG GCTGACTGCTCTATATGGTTTAGAAGAGGTGTTGGCCATCAAACCCGGGGAAACCCTCCTGGTGAACGCAGCGGCTGGTGCCGTGGGGAGCGTCGTGGGTCAGATTGCTAAAACGAAAGGCTGTAAAGTGGTGGGTTCAGCTGGGAGCGACGCTAAAGTGGCCTGTCTGAAAGAGCTGGGTTTCGACCAGGCTTTCAACTACAAAACTGTGACCTCTCTGGAGGAAGCTCTAAAACAGGCCTCGCCAGAGGGATACGACTGCTACTTTGAGAAC GTTGGTGGCCATTTCTCCAGTGTTGCGCTCTTGCAGATGAAGCGGTTTGGGAGGATTGCGGTTTGTGGAGGGATTTCCCTGTACAATGATAAAGAACCCCAAACAG GTCCTTATCCACACCTGCCTATGATCTTTAAGGAGTTGCGGATGGAGGGCTTCATGGTGGGGAGATGGGAGCATAAGAATGATGAGTCTCTCAGAAGGCTGTTTAACTGGGTGCAGGAG GGAAAGCTGAAGTGCAGAGAACATGTGACTGATGGCTTTGAGAACATGCCCACTGCCTTCATGGGCATGCTGCAGGGGGAGAACATCGGGAAAGCCATTGTTAAAGTCTGA